CGAGGTTCTAATTCTACTACGTACTTCGATCGAGTGATCCGCCATGGGCGACCACTGGTTGGCGCGTTCAGATTTCAGAAGGAAGGGGAGGCGCGGGGCGGGCACGGCTGCGACGGCCAGAACTGCGCGGGCTTGACCTTGGAGACGCTGGTGAGCACGCCCAGCGGCGTCACGTCGCCCACCACCGTCACCTTCTTGCTCGGGATGTCGATGTCGAACGACGTCACGCCCTCCATCTTGGCGATGTGCTTCTTCACCTTGCCCGCGCACCCCTTGCAGTGCAGCGACACGCGCAGCACCACCACCTGCGTCGTCCTCGCTGCCGCCGTCGTCGAGGACGACcgcgccagcgccgccgccttgTGCTGCTCCGTGTCTTGGACGGCCGTGATCTCTGATGACGACGAAGCAGAGGAGGACGTCCCTGACGACGAAGACTCTGCTTGGTGCACAGTCGACGGCGGCGCGTCCTTGGCGAAGGGAGCCGGCAGGGAGGCGTCGGCCGGGAACGCGTCGATGAAGGACGGCGGCGGAGGCTTCCCTTCGCCGCCGGGGAACGCGTCGATGAagcacggcggcggaggcgggggcAACGCGAGGACGTCGAGGTCGTCGGACTGCAGCcgggaggagttgaggaggaacctGGAGGAGGTGGCCGGGCTGACCAGCCTCTTCTCCGAAGATCTAGTACCGCCACTGATACCAGCAGCACCAGCAgtggtgctcttcttcttcttcttggtgccGTGGCCGTGCAGCTGGTGCTGGGAGTCCTCTGAGAGCGCCGAGTCTTTGGTGGTGCTACTGGTGCTTGGCCTTGGCGGCTTGGAGGTGGAGGAGCGGTGTGGGTCGCGGAGCCGCGGCGAGTGGCGGTCGATGGCCCGGCCGCTGCTGCCGACGATGGCGCCGGTGCCGGTGGAGGCGATGATGTTGGTGGCGTCGGCGGAGGagcaggagatggagatggagggcAGGCCCAGACGCTTGTGCACGCCCTTGAGAAGCAGAGACGCCATGGAACGAAGCAAGATGGCCGGCCCGATTACTCTGAGTCTCTCTCCGGGTCTGGGTTGGGTTGGTGGTGCACAATGAAATGAATGATGATTCTCCGGGAGAAAGGAGCTTTTAAACTTGGGGCTTTGGAAGGAAGGTGCCAAAGCAAAAGCCAAAACCGCTACCAAGGAGTGTACTCTTGCTTCTTGGGCCGCTTCTTGGGTTGACGTGGGACATGTACGTGGCACAACCTGTGTGACCACGTGTGCGTGCTGCTCCAGCATATGCAAGCATGCTCCGATCCAGCTGGACGGTTTCGGACCGTAGTGAGTGAGTTAGTCAGTGAGTGTGCTACTGGCCACTAGCTAGCTTCACCTACCGGCTGTACCTACCAGCCGGACAAGACCAGAGCTGTGCATCTGCATGCACGCTGCACGCTGACTGACATCATCAGTCTGGCAGGTACATGTACTGCCTGTCTGGAATCAGCCCGTTACATATCGACAGCAGCAGCAGCGTCTATCGCGTAATCAGCAGCAGGAGGATCTAATCTGTACGTGCCGTAAATTTTGCTGACGAACAAGCTCTGGAGCTGTGTGCACTAGTTTGAGATTCGACTAGTTTAAAGGCGACGCAGCTGAGAGCCTGAGATGGCATCCACGACGGACGGCCGGACGCGCGTGCCTAGAGATTCGACGTTGATATATAGATGGTGCCAAATCTGCACCGGAATACTAGCCGGTGCGCTAGATCGTGGAACTATTTCACTGCTGATAGTAATGCATATCACTAGTTTAAACATGACACACGCAGCTGAGATGGCATCCACGGCGGACGCGCGTGTGCAGTAGCCTAGAGATTCGATGCAgctgcacatgcatgcatgcgagcCCGCACGTAGAGAGAGATTCACTGTGACAGATCATGGAGCTACTTCAGTGCTAATACTATGTACTGCACATCTTCGTCTCTGACATAAATAAACATACATGTATCGCATCCGATGTTCATGTTCAGATACGTTAGCGTAGAGTGAAAATAGGGACCGCCTATCCCTCAATGGActgaaaatttcagaaaatagtgtcAGTTGATTCCCTCAGGTCCGAACGATCCTACCGAGCAAGTCAAATACAGCTAGCACACTGCACACGCATATGTATAGAGCTAAAGACACGTAGGCATCGACTTGTACAGCTTGGTCGATCGGATTACTGCTCGTCGCCATTCATCCATCCATCAAAATCGTATAGTACAAGTCAGTCAGAAGAAGAATAGGGAGAAAGGGACCCGAATATATTCGAGACATTTGGTGCAACAGCCGCCACTCTTTCTTCCTCCGTGGCCGGGAGAAGGAGAAAAGGACCCGAGAGGAGCACGGCCAACTTTCTTCCTAGTCTGCTGTAAGAAACAGCTACACATGTCATTACGTCACTGTCCACCTTTTATTTTGTTGACATTTATACACGACCAGCGAGGAAGCAACGCAAATTTATTTACTTACGCGTGTGATCGATTTGGTGCAGATCACTCTTATTGACCGACTCACCGCTGCTGACCGGTTTGTCTAACGTCTTTGTTTGGTGAAATGCATGGATTACAATTTGATCGTACTATTATAAATTGGTGCACTACTCATTAGTCGTCGTAGTAGTTGGTGTTCCGTTATTTTCTTACTACTCAATTACTATTACAACTAATCATGACTTGTACCAAGCTCCATTGAACTTGCATTGCATGATCTAGCATTATTTTGTAAAGACATTTCTTTTATTTACTTAAAAGGTGCCACAAGGAAAGCTTGCAGGAAGCTAAAAAAAGACGCACTAAACATGGACCACGTGTAACGCCGAGCTAGATGCACGCGTACCTGA
The Triticum dicoccoides isolate Atlit2015 ecotype Zavitan chromosome 3A, WEW_v2.0, whole genome shotgun sequence genome window above contains:
- the LOC119270740 gene encoding protein SODIUM POTASSIUM ROOT DEFECTIVE 2-like, whose amino-acid sequence is MASLLLKGVHKRLGLPSISISCSSADATNIIASTGTGAIVGSSGRAIDRHSPRLRDPHRSSTSKPPRPSTSSTTKDSALSEDSQHQLHGHGTKKKKKSTTAGAAGISGGTRSSEKRLVSPATSSRFLLNSSRLQSDDLDVLALPPPPPPCFIDAFPGGEGKPPPPSFIDAFPADASLPAPFAKDAPPSTVHQAESSSSGTSSSASSSSEITAVQDTEQHKAAALARSSSTTAAARTTQVVVLRVSLHCKGCAGKVKKHIAKMEGVTSFDIDIPSKKVTVVGDVTPLGVLTSVSKVKPAQFWPSQPCPPRASPSF